The Pan troglodytes isolate AG18354 chromosome 15, NHGRI_mPanTro3-v2.0_pri, whole genome shotgun sequence genomic sequence CCCCTCCACTCGGGCCCGTCCCACTGTGTCACTTCCCCTGCCTGTGACCCACCGCAGCCTCAGAGGTGGAGACCAAGGCCACTGCTCTGCACCCATTGATCCTGACCCCTGCCTGCCAGGCCCAGAACAGCCCCGTCGCATTAGGGAGCTTCTGGCCGCTGCCCAGGGACTGCGGCTGGGGTGAGGGCAGTGCAGCAGCTGGCACACTCCTTGTCCCACCCCACCCTCCGTGTATCTCCAGGGCACCTGGCCAGTGCCGAATGCCATTCCTTTGCTGCCACCCTGGGAGGGGCCTGCCTCTACCCCCATCCACTCTtctggcagggctggggaccttGGGGCAGGTGGTCTCCCTCCAGAAGAGCCCTGTGTTCAGCCAGCCCTGTCCTCCAGAACAAGCCCCACAGGTAGCAAGCCCCACAGGTAGCAAAGTCGGGGAGGGTAATGGCTTAGCCCCAGGCTCCCAAGCTGggcagaacagggcagggagctGGAGAGGGTTTGGCAGTGGGCCcatgaatccagcctgggcaaggccCTGCTGTGAGGGACCCCTAGGGACCCCTGGGCCTGCCAGGGAGTAAGGGCTGCCCAGAAAAGGTACTGACTGATGCCTCCTTGCCATCTTCTGCCTTGGCTGGCACAGGTCCCAAGTGCAGAGGGGgagctggtcaggctggtcagttgggcgggggggcggggggcatGTTTCTGGCCTGCTGTCACCATGGAAATGGCAGTGGCTGCAGGGTGTGTGTGCAAGGGAGGAGGGTGCTGCCACAGAGAGCCCAGCCAGGACCACCATGAAAGCCAGGAGCACCGAGGGCCTCTGGTTGGCTCACAAACATGCCTGGTgcaccaggcagagggaacaggcaGGTCTCCGTGTCCAGCCCACAGCCTCCAAGACACAGGGGGAAGGGTGCCCAGAGTCAGCTGCCCCCATAGGGCCTGATCACTGGGCTTCTGGGATCTGCCTGTCTCCCAGGCCGATGCTCAGCTGGGGCCAGAAGGCTCAGAGAAGGGCCCATGGGGACAGAGCACCAGGAAGCCCGTGGGTGCGGAGGTTCCCCACCTGGGGCCACGCTCTACGGGCTCTAGGGCGGAGGCACCGTGGTGAGGCGTGGTCAGGCACGCCCTGGTTGGGAGGAGGCCAgagtgggggtgtgggggtgcgGTGACTGGCATGACCCCTCAATCTCCCGCCTGACCCCTCGAGGTCAGGCCCTGGGCCCCGAGGCCCGCAGCTGGTCCTAGGCGGTGCGGGAGAAGGGACTGGAGTGTCAGCCCCAGCCCGGGGCACAGAGGGCACGCccactccttcccctccttcccttcctaaCTCCTCACAGCCTCCCCGGCCGCCCCCTGGGTGGAAGTGCTTGGGGTGGACGCCTTAAGCGCGGATCCCTCGGCGCTGGTGCCCGCCGCCCCTTCCCTGCCTGCGAGGCAGACGCAGACCTCCCCACACCCCCTACCAGCAGCTTCTCGAGCTGTTTCTGGAGGTGGCGGCGCCTTCCTTCCTGAGCCCTGCCCTCCACCCAAGGAGCCTTCAGCACCACAGACAGTGTTGGGGCGGGGCGCGGGCGGGGGCGGAGCGGGACATGGAGACCCGGACAGGGCTGGGGGCCGTGCCCGCCGGGAATCTGACTCCGCTCCCGCGGCGCGGCTGTTGCTATGGAAACCGAGCAACAAAGGGAAGCGGGACAGGCGCCGCGCccggcggggtgggggtggggttctCCCGGAGCCTGCGACCCCTTCCCGCGGCGGAGCGCAGCCTGGGCGCCCAGGGCCGGGTGTGTTGGACCCCTAGGCCCAAGTCACTAGGGCTCCCCGAGAGCCGGGGGCCAGGCTCCCCGCACCCTGCCCGCCGCCCCGGGGACGGCCCGGCCAGGCGGCCCCGACGTCGCCATGGAAACAGCCGGGGCGCGGGCGGCGCCGCGGTCGCCCGGGCGGGCCCCTGTAGACGCCACCTCCGGCGCGAGGGGCCCGGGGGCGCCAGGCCTGTCCCGGCTGCCCCGCACCCGCCACCCCCGGCAGGTGCGCCCCGCCCCCGCGGCGCCCCCAGGCGGCCCCCAGCCCGGGGGACGGGTTATCGAGGCCCCGCCCCGGCCGCGGAGCCAATGGGCGCGCGGACAGCCGGGCAGGCGGGGCTgggcgcgggcggcggcggcccgGAGGAGAACGGGCGGAGGGCGCGGGCCGACCGGGCGCACCGACCATGGCCTCCAAATGCCCCAAGTGCGACAAGACCGTGTACTTCGGTGAGTGCGTGCCCGCTCCCGGCCCGCTTGGTGCATCCCGCCGCCCTTCGCGGCCAGTCCCGCGCCGCAGAGCCGCGGCGTAACTCGGGGTGCGCCCGGCCCCGGACCGAGGATGCGCGTCCCGGAGGCTGGCTGGCCGCGCTGCCCAAGCGGCTAAAGCCAAAGGGTGGGGCTGCGCGAAAGCGGGGGCGGTCACGCCCGAACCCCGAAGCAGCTTGTGGGGGCGGGGCAGGGACCACCCGGGCGGGGCTTGTGGTACCCCGGGATGAGGCCAGTGTTTTGGGGGAGCGCTCGGGGATCCGCGGACGCATCCCGGTTCCTCGGACGGcgccgggcggggcggggcagggcgTGGCTGTACGCCCTGGGTGCGTCCCGCGCGCTCCCGCGGGCCTGGGCCCTTTCTCCTGGACCCCCTACACCCGCTTCCCCCGGGAACAAGTGGCCGGGAACAGTGACCCCCAGCTCCCACTCCGGGCTccgctgagctgggctgggccaggTTTGGACTCTGTCGGGATTCAGTCCAAGCGGGGGCGACcttggcctctgcctcctgcttgTCCCAACGCATTCCCTTGGCGCCAGTTCCCCCAGGAGTTTCACACGGGGGTAGGGTGGGGGCGGGTGTGACACGCGAGTTCCCGCGAACCTGAGCGGAACCTTGTGCTCAAGCAGCCCAGGTGTCCAGGATCCCTGCCTCCTCAAGGTCAGAACAGCCCTGGACAGGATGCAGGTGGTGGCGGGAGGAGGGATGTCTCGCAAGGCGGCTCTCGGTCTAGCCCCTCCGGCAGGCGCGCTCCCCCCGTCTGGGCTTACTCACTCTCTGGGCCTGGGTGCGCCCTTCCTACCCCCTTCCTCCTGGCTGATTCCCTGCCCAGCTTTCTCCAGGGTGGTAAAGTCCCTGCCCACCTACCCACCAGCTGCTGCACGGGGCGGGGCAGACTTAGTGAAGCAGAGAGGAGGGCCGGGACCAACAGGGCGCCTGCCCTGGTCGCCCCATACCCAGAATGCGGCCAGGCTGCAGGGAAGGCCGCCACTGGGCTTCCCCGGCTCACAGGCTGGAGGGGGTTGAGGGGAGGTTGTATTTTGCCAGTCCCAGAGGGGAGGGACCGGATTTGGCCTGGAGTGCTTCTGGCGTGGCTGGGAGCCGAGGGGCTTCCGGCTGCCTCTCCTGGAGCCCGCTCAGCCCTCAGTCTCTGTCCCAGCGAGGGCTGTCTCTGTAAGGGTTAGGGTGGGAGACGGTCCCCAGGGCCCTTCTGCAGTCCAACTGCCCATGACTTTACCCCAGGCCGGGCCAGGCCAGCCTGGGGCTCTCCAGGGTCTCGGCCAACAGTCCTGTGGACAGCCCGGAaaggcctgcctgcctggccCGCCCAGCCTCTCAGCGGAAAACAAAGGCGCTTCAGACCCGGCTGGCTTCTGTCCTGCCTGGGAGGCACTGTGAGGGCGAGGGTCCAGAATCCTGCCCACCCTCACACCAGGCTGCCCCCACAGCTCATACCTGAGTAGAACCCAGGCTGGGATGTCGGAGCACATTGAGGAGGCCACCCCAGAGCCCGTGCAGCCACGGTGGGCAGCTGGTTTTCTTCTGAGCCATTAGACCCAATCGATTCTGTATTCCCAACTCGGACCCGTAATGTGTGGCCATTGACCCACCCAGTGGGTCTGAGGGCCAGTTCCCTGCCCCCACTTGGCCCACGTCCCAGAGCTGGCCAGAGCACAGTGCTGGCAGCCCTGAGCTGCAGCTGCCACGGCCGATAGCCACCGAGACTTCCTTGCTGCTGCTGGGACACGCCTGCCCACCGTGCAGCCAGCCCCTGCCTGCCCTGGTGTGTCCCAGCTTCCTTGAGCGGAGTGGTTCTGGTCAGAGGGCTCTAAGCTGGTGCAGCCTTGTGGTTGGGCTGGTGTCCTGGAGGCTGGCCCTGACCATGCCCAGAGGGTTGTACCAGGGCCACGGAGAGCCAGTATTCACAGCCCTCTACCTAGTAGGCCACCTGGGGGATCCCATCTCACTGCCAGGAGCAGCACCCTTGGGCCTCTCAGAGTGAGCTTCGCCCTAGCCAGATGCCCCTCCCCGATATCTGCCAGACAAAGGGGGCTGCGCCACTTGCTGAGAAAGGGAGCTGGGAGAGCCACTGGTCCTTGGCCACCTGAGGGGCTTGGCCAGATTCTGCCAGGCAGGGTGGGCCCAGCCTGCATGCTCCCTCCCCCCAGGGCCTGCAGCTTGTCCCCTTCCCTTCAGAATTCCGGCTCTGCTGGGcccttcctgcccctccccacctcttCCTGCCTGGCTCCCTGGGGAGGCCCCTGCTTCCATCCACTGGGAAGCAGTCCAGTAGCCCCagtgtgggggtgggaggcagtGGCGGAGGGTCCCGGACCCTCAGCAGCTGCCCTCAGATCTTCCATGCCAGTGGCAGCCAGGAGCATTAGGGCAGGGGGAGAGCTCAGGGTTTAGGACGAGGAATCCACAGACAGATGAGGGTCCCGCCTGGAGGACCCACGGGGACGGGGCCTGGCCTTCCCATGAGGGAGCTGGAGGCTCTGGGGCTGCACCTTTGACTCAGCAGCGGGGTGCTGCCAGCCCCATCAGGGCCCAATTGGTGGGGATCAGGGGCGTGTCAGTGCCAGGCAGGTGTGAGAGGGAGAGCAGCATGTGTTGAAGCAGGTGCACTGGAGAGGCAGGTGTGTGAGTGTAAGAGAAGTGTTTGAGGGAATGACAGGTGGGGGAGATGCATATGTGTGGGGGGAGGCAGGTGTGTGGGGAGAAGCGAGGATGTGGGGGGAAGTGGGTGTGTGGGGGAAGGcaggtgtggggggagggggaggcaggtgTGGGAGGGAATTGGGTGTGGGGGGAAGCAGGTGTGTGGAGGGAGGCGGGTGTAGGAGGGAGGCATGTGGGGGGGAGGTGTGTGGGTGGGAGGCAGGTGTCGGGGGAGgtgggtgtgtggggggaggCGGGTGTGTGTAGAGAGACGTGTGGGGAAGCAGGTGTGTGGGGTAAGCGGGTGTATGAGGGAGGCGGGTGTGTGtggaggaagcgggtgtgtggaGGAGGCAGGTGTGTGGGGGGAAGCGGGTGTCCGGAAGCAGGTGTGTGGGGGGAAGTCACTATGTGGGGGGAGGCAGGTGTGGGGAAGCGGGTGTGTCgggggaagcgggtgtgtggggggaagcgggtgtgtgtgggggaggcgggtgtgtgtgagagtaagcgggtgtgtgtgaggaagcgggtgtgtgtttgggaagcgggtgtgtgtgagagtaagcgggtgtgtgtgaggaagcgggtgtgtgtgaggaagtgggtgtgtgtggggggaagcgggtgtgtgtggggaagcgggtgtgtgagaggaagcgggtgtgtgtgaggaagcgggtgtgtgtgggggaagcgggtgtgaggaagcgggtgtgtggggggaagcgagtgtgtgtgaggaagcgggtgtgtgtgggggAAGCGGGTGTGAGGAAGCAGGTGTGTGgggggaagcgggtgtgtgtggggaagcgggtgtgtgtgaggaagcgggtgtgtgtgggggAAGCGGGTGTGAGGAAGCAGGTGTGTGgggggaagcgggtgtgtgtgggggaggcgggtgtgtgtgggggaagcgggtgtgtgtgaggaagcgggtgtgtggggggaagcgggtgtgtgtgggggaggcgggtgtgtgtgaggaagcgggtgtgtgtgggggaagcgggtgtgaggaagcgggtgtgtcgggggaagcgggtgtgtgtgaggaagcgggtgtgtgtgaggaagcgggtgtgtgtgagggaAGCGggtgtgaggaagcgggtgtgtgtgaggaagcgggtgtgtgaggaagcgggtgtgtgaggaagcgggtgtgtgtggggaAGCGGGTGTGTGAGGAAGCAGGTGTGTGTGAGGAAgagggtgtgtgtgagggaggcaggtgtgtgaggaagcgggtgtgtgtgaggaagcgggtgtgtgagGAAGCAGGTGTGTGTGAGGAAgagggtgtgtgtgagggaggcaggtgtgtgaggaagcgggtgtgtgtgaggaagcgggtgtgtgagGAAGCAGGTGTGTGTGAGGAAgagggtgtgtgtgagggaggcaggtgtgtgaggaagcgggtgtgtgtgaggaagcgggtgtgtgaggaagcgggtgtgtgtgaggaagagggtgtgtgtggggaagcgggtgtgtgaggaagcgggtgtgtgtgaggaagcgggtgtgtgtgaggaagcgggtgtgtggcggaagcgggtgtgtgtggggggaagcgggtgtgtgtgaggaagcgggtgtgtgtgaggaagcgggtgtgtgtggggaagcgggtgtgtgaggaagcgggtgtgtgtgaggaagcgggtgtgtgtgaggaagcgggtgtgtgtggggaagcgggtgtgtgaggaagcgggtgtgtgtgaggaagcgggtgtgtggcggaagcgggtgtgtgtggggggaagcgggtgtgtgtgaggaagcgggtgtgagggaggcgggtgtgtgtgaggaagcgggtgtgtgcgGGGGAGGCgggtgtgtgaggaagcgggtgtgtgtgaggaagcgggtgtgtgaggaagcgggtgtgtgtggggaagcgggtgtgtgtgaggaagcgggtgtgtgaggaagcgggtgtgtggggggaagcgggtgtgtggggggaagcgggtgtgtgagaggaagcgggtgtgtgtgaggaagcgggtgtgtgtgaggaagcgggtgtgtgaggaagcgggtgtgtgtggggaagcgggtgtgtgtgaggaagcgggtgtgtgaggaagcgggtgtgtggggggaagtgggtgtgtgaggaagcgggtgtgtgtgaggaagcgggtgtgtgaggaagcgggtgtgtggggggaagcgggtgtgtggggggaagcgggtgtgtgagaggaagcgggtgtgtgagaggaagcgggtgtgtgtgaggaagcgggtgtgtggggggaagcgggtgtgtgtgagga encodes the following:
- the CRIP2 gene encoding cysteine-rich protein 2 isoform X1: METRTGLGAVPAGNLTPLPRRGCCYGNRATKGSGTGAAPGGVGVGFSRSLRPLPAAERSLGAQGRVCWTPRPKSLGLPESRGPGSPHPARRPGDGPARRPRRRHGNSRGAGGAAVARAGPCRRHLRREGPGGARPVPAAPHPPPPAGAPRPRGAPRRPPARGTGYRGPAPAAEPMGARTAGQAGLGAGGGGPEENGRRARADRAHRPWPPNAPSATRPCTSHDGKPFCHKPCYATLFGPKGVNIGGAGSYIYEKPLAEGPQVTGPIEVPAARAEERKASGPPKGPSRASSVTTFTGEPNTCPRCSKKVYFAEKVTSLGKDWHRPCLRCERCGKTLTPGGHAEHDGQPYCHKPCYGILFGPKGVNTGAVGSYIYDRDPEGKVQP
- the CRIP2 gene encoding cysteine-rich protein 2 isoform X2, with product METRTGLGAVPAGNLTPLPRRGCCYGNRATKGSGTGAAPGGVGVGFSRSLRPLPAAERSLGAQGRVCWTPRPKSLGLPESRGPGSPHPARRPGDGPARRPRRRHGNSRGAGGAAVARAGPCRRHLRREGPGGARPVPAAPHPPPPAGAPRPRGAPRRPPARGTGYRGPAPAAEPMGARTAGQAGLGAGGGGPEENGRRARADRAHRPWPPNAPSATRPCTSHDGKPFCHKPCYATLFGPKGVNIGGAGSYIYEKPLAEGPQVTGPIEVPAARAEERKASGPPKGPSRASSVTTFTGEPNTCPRCSKKVYFAEKVTSLGKDWHRPCLRCERCGKTLTPGGHAERPPSTGVNTGAVGSYIYDRDPEGKVQP